From Cyclopterus lumpus isolate fCycLum1 chromosome 4, fCycLum1.pri, whole genome shotgun sequence, a single genomic window includes:
- the lonp1 gene encoding lon protease homolog, mitochondrial, which produces MATCAKMILAARHLHRKLNWSGGFRTSSSRPGSSARSWLHSPRSFSNIPVSTAMTEGCRLAITRHRWMRVGVFLRGQTDFLTPASRPSMIQHRMFGNRVGNAGFSGQDGGDSAGSGGEESGGDGGVPYGPQMTALTPMMVPEVFPNVPLIAVSRNPVFPRFIKIIEVKNKALMELLRRKVRLAQPYAGVFLKRDDHDESDVVESLDAIYSTGTFVQIHEMQDLGDKLRMIVMGHRRIHITRQLEMEPEEAATSPVCSESESESQPKLPSRRKAKRSRKDQQGSLTEKLEDKISEAELSPELQPLPSSNILMVEVDNIQHEQFTVTEEVKALTAEIVKTIRDIIALNPLYRESVLQMMQAGQRVVDNPIYLSDMGAALTGAESQELQDVLEEVNIPKRLYKALSLLKKEYELSKLQQRLGREVEEKIKQTHRKYLLQEQLKIIKKELGLEKEDKDAIEEKFRERLNERTVPQHIMDVINEELNKLGLLDNHSSEFNVTRNYLDWLTSMPWGTNSEENVSLERAKEVLEEDHYGMDDVKKRILEFIAVSQLRGSTQGKILCFYGPPGVGKTSIARSIARALNRQYYRFSVGGMTDVAEIKGHRRTYVGAMPGKIIQCLKKTKTENPLVLIDEVDKMGRGYQGDPSSALLELLDPEQNANFLDHYLDVPVDLSKILFICTANVIDTIPEPLRDRMEMINVSGYVAQEKLAIAEHYLVPQLRSHCGLTEEKASISSDALSLLIRQYCRESGVRNLQKQIEKVFRKVAFCIVSGEQTTVTVTPDNLQVYVGRPIFTVDRMYDVTPPGVVMGLAWTALGGSTLFIETSLRRPSGGVNSKGEGSLEVTGQLGDVMKESAKIASTFARVFLMTQEPDNPFLVNSHLHLHVPEGATPKDGPSAGCTIVTALLSLATDRPVRQNVAMTGEVSLTGKILPVGGIKEKTIAARRAGVTCIIMPDENRKDFSDLPNYISQGLEVHFVDHYSQIYPIAFPQDQS; this is translated from the exons ATGGCGACCTGCGCCAAGATGATCCTCGCTGCTAGACACCTGCACAGAAAACTAAACTGGTCTGGGGGGTTCAGGACCAGCAGCAGCCGCCCCGGCTCATCAGCCCGGAGCTGGCTCCACTCTCCCCGGTCCTTCTCGAACATTCCGGTCAGCACAGCAATGACAGAGGGCTGCAGACTGGCCATCACTCGTCACCGGTGGATGCGGGTCGGGGTCTTTCTCCGTGGACAAACCGATTTCCTCACGCCGGCCTCGCGACCCTCTATGATTCAGCACCGGATGTTCGGGAACCGGGTGGGCAACGCGGGCTTCTCCGGGCAGGACGGCGGGGACAGTGCAGGCTCCGGGGGAGAAGAGTCTGGGGGAGATGGGGGAGTGCCCTATGGCCCCCAGATGACCGCCCTCACCCCCATGATGGTCCCGGAGGTGTTTCCCAATGTGCCGCTGATCGCTGTGAGCAGGAACCCGGTGTTCCCCCGCTTCATCAAGATCATAGAG GTGAAGAACAAGGCGCTGATGGAGCTGTTGAGGAGGAAGGTTCGTCTGGCTCAGCCATATGCTGGAGTCTTCCTGAAGAGAGATGATCA TGATGAATCAGATGTGGTGGAGTCTCTAGATGCCATCTATTCTACAGGGACCTTTGTTCAGATTCATGAGATGCAGGACCTGGGAGACAAGCTGAGGATGATCGTCATGGGACACCGCAG GATCCATATCACAAGACAGCTGGAGATGGAGCCGGAAGAGGCAGCTACGTCCCCTGTGTGCTCAGAGTCTGAGTCAGAATCCCAACCCAAACTTCCATCGAGACGCAAAGCCAAACGCAGCCGCAAGGACCAACAAGGTTCTCTTACGGAGAAGCTTGAGGACAAG ATTTCAGAAGCAGAGCTGAGTCCAGAGCTTCAGCCTCTACCCTCCTCCAACATCCTGATGGTAGAAGTGGACAACATTCAGCATGAACAGTTCACAGTCACAGAGGAGGTcaag gCGCTGACAGCCGAGATAGtgaagaccatcagggacaTCATTGCATTGAACCCCCTCTACAG AGAGTCGGTCCTCCAGATGATGCAGGCCGGTCAGAGAGTGGTTGATAATCCCATCTACCTCAGCGACATGGGAGCAGCGCTGACGGGAGCAGAGTCCCAGGAGCTCCAAGACGTCCTGGAAGAGGTCAAT ATCCCGAAGCGTCTCTACAAGGCTCTGTCTCTGCTGAAGAAGGAGTATGAGCTGAGTAAACTGCAGCAGCGACTGGGccgagag gtggaggagaagatcaAACAGACCCACAGGAAGTACCTGCTCCAGGAGCAGCTCAAGATCATTAAGAAG GAACTCGGTCTGGAAAAAGAGGACAAAGACGCTATCGAGGAGAAGTTTAGAGAGAGACTCAATGAGAGGACTGTCCCACAACACATAATGGACGTCATCAATGAAGAACTCAACAAACTGGGACTTTTGGACAACCACTCCTCAGAGTTCAA tgtaacCCGTAACTACCTTGACTGGCTGACCAGCATGCCCTGGGGTACCAACAGTGAAGAGAACGTATCATTGGAAAGAGCCAAAGAGGTTCTTGAAGAAGATCATTATGGAATGGATGATGTAAAGAAGCGCATATTG GAATTTATTGCAGTCAGCCAGCTGCGTGGGTCCACCCAGGGGAAGATCCTATGTTTCTATGGCCCCCCAGGTGTAGGAAAGACCTCCATTGCCCGCTCCATAGCTAGAGCCCTCAACAGACAGTACTACAGGTTCAGCGTGGGAGGCATGACTGATGTGGCTGAGATCAAAGGACACAG gagaACGTATGTTGGAGCAATGCCAGGGAAGATTATCCAGTGCCTGAAGAAAACCAAGACAGAGAACCCTCTGGTGCTGATAGATGAG GTGGATAAGATGGGTCGTGGTTATCAGGGAGATCCATCCTCCGCACTACTGGAGCTTCTGGACCCTGAACAAAACGCCAACTTCCTGGACCACTACCTGGATGTTCCTGTAGACCTGTCAAAG ATTTTGTTTATCTGCACGGCCAATGTGATTGACACCATCCCCGAGCCTCTCAGAGACCGGATGGAGATGATCAATGTGTCTGGATATGTTGCCCAGGAGAAACTGGCTATTGCTGAG CATTACCTGGTCCCTCAGCTCCGCTCTCACTGTGGTCTGACGGAGGAGAAagcctccatctcctctgaCGCGCTTAGTCTGCTCATCAGACAGTACTGCAGGGAATCGGGAGTCAGAAACCTGCAGAAACAAATTGAAAAG GTTTTCCGTAAAGTGGCGTTCTGTATCGTCAGCGGTGAACAAACCACAGTCACCGTTACCCCCGACAACCTGCAGGTCTATGTGGGTAGACCTATCTTCACAGTGGATCGAATGTACGATGTCACCCCACCAGGAGTGGTTATGGGGCTGGCATGGACTGCTCttg GAGGCTCAACGTTGTTTATCGAGACTTCTCTACGCCGCCCTTCTGGAGGAGTCAACTCTAAAGGAGAGGGGTCACTGGAGGTTACAG GTCAGCTGGGTGATGTAATGAAGGAAAGTGCAAAGATTGCTTCAACCTTTGCCAGAGTCTTCCTGATGACCCAGGAACCAGACAACCCCTTCCTGGTCAACTCCCACCTGCACCTGCATGTCCCTGAG GGGGCGACTCCCAAGGATGGACCCAGCGCTGGCTGCACCATTGTCACAGCACTGTTGTCCCTGGCAACCGACCGGCCGGTGCGTCAGAACGTAGCCATGACTGGTGAAGTGTCACTGACCGGCAAAATACTGCCAGTCGGTGGAATTAAAGAGAAAACTATCGCT GCCCGCCGTGCTGGTGTAACTTGCATCATCATGCCAGATGAGAATAGGAAGGACTTCTCTGACCTGCCCAACTACATCAGCCAGGGCCTAGAGGTTCACTTTGTGGACCACTACAGCCAAATCTACCCCATCGCCTTCCCACAGGACCAGTCTTAA